A region from the Hypericibacter adhaerens genome encodes:
- a CDS encoding SDR family oxidoreductase, with translation MNRLKGKRALITGGTSGIGLETARQFLAEGARVSVTGSNPKTLEAASAALGPDVPIIKADAGDVAAQKRVAEELRQSFGGLDILFVNAGIGEFRPVEAWDETAFDRSFAINVKGPYFLIQALLPLFANPAAIVLNTSINAHIGMPMSSIYAATKAALSSFIRTLSGELIGRGIRVNAVSPGPIATPLHGKIGMDDAAVKGLIAQIPAGRRGDPSEIAKAVVFLASDEAAFTVGSELTIDGGMSTL, from the coding sequence ATGAACCGTCTGAAGGGAAAACGCGCGCTCATCACCGGCGGCACCAGCGGCATCGGGCTGGAGACCGCCAGGCAGTTCCTGGCCGAAGGGGCCCGTGTCTCGGTCACGGGCAGCAATCCCAAGACCCTCGAGGCCGCGTCGGCCGCGCTCGGTCCGGACGTGCCGATCATCAAGGCCGATGCCGGCGATGTCGCGGCCCAGAAGCGGGTCGCCGAGGAGCTTCGCCAGTCCTTCGGCGGGCTCGACATCCTCTTCGTCAATGCCGGGATCGGCGAGTTCCGGCCGGTCGAGGCCTGGGACGAGACCGCCTTCGACCGCTCCTTCGCGATCAACGTGAAAGGGCCCTATTTCCTGATCCAGGCGCTGCTGCCGCTCTTCGCCAACCCGGCCGCGATCGTGCTCAACACCTCGATCAACGCCCATATCGGCATGCCGATGTCGAGCATCTATGCCGCGACCAAGGCCGCGCTCAGCTCCTTCATCCGCACGCTGTCGGGCGAGCTCATCGGGCGCGGCATCCGCGTCAATGCGGTGAGCCCGGGGCCGATCGCGACGCCGCTTCATGGCAAGATCGGCATGGATGATGCCGCCGTCAAAGGGCTGATCGCGCAGATCCCGGCCGGGCGCCGCGGCGATCCCTCGGAGATCGCGAAGGCCGTGGTTTTTCTCGCATCGGACGAAGCGGCCTTCACGGTCGGCAGCGAGCTCACCATCGATGGGGGCATGAGCACGCTGTGA
- a CDS encoding oxidoreductase, which translates to MSAQAPLTFLITGVSSGLGRALAEAALAAGHRVAGTLRDEAARAAFDSLVPGRSLGLRLDVTDNDAIAPAVAAVEATLGPIDVLVNNAGYGHEGILEESSLADLRRQFEVNVFAPVAMIQAVLPSMRRRRSGHIVNITSMGGLITFPGIGFYNGSKFALEGLSESLGKEVKDLGIRVTAVEPGQFRTDWAGRSMVRAERKIADYDAVFEPLRSHRREVSGRQIGDPAKAAQAILTLVKSDNPPAHLPLGPDALKLIREKLDYLQGEIAAWEKLTLSTSFG; encoded by the coding sequence ATGTCCGCACAAGCTCCCCTGACCTTCCTCATCACCGGCGTCAGCAGCGGCCTCGGCCGCGCGCTCGCCGAGGCCGCCCTGGCGGCAGGCCATCGCGTCGCCGGCACGCTGCGCGACGAGGCGGCGCGCGCCGCCTTCGACAGCCTGGTGCCCGGCCGTTCCCTCGGCCTCCGGCTCGACGTCACCGACAATGACGCCATCGCCCCGGCCGTCGCCGCGGTCGAGGCGACGCTCGGGCCCATCGACGTGCTGGTGAACAATGCCGGCTACGGGCACGAGGGCATCCTCGAGGAATCGAGCCTCGCCGACCTGCGCCGCCAGTTCGAGGTCAATGTGTTCGCGCCGGTCGCGATGATCCAGGCGGTGCTGCCCTCCATGCGCCGGCGCCGCTCGGGCCATATCGTCAACATCACCTCGATGGGCGGCCTCATCACCTTCCCCGGCATCGGCTTCTATAACGGCAGCAAGTTCGCGCTCGAAGGCCTGTCGGAATCGCTCGGCAAGGAGGTCAAGGACCTCGGCATCCGTGTGACGGCGGTCGAGCCCGGCCAGTTCCGTACCGACTGGGCCGGCCGCTCGATGGTGCGCGCCGAGCGCAAGATCGCGGACTATGACGCCGTGTTCGAGCCGTTGCGCAGCCACCGGCGCGAGGTCAGCGGCAGGCAGATCGGCGATCCGGCCAAGGCGGCGCAGGCGATCCTGACGCTCGTCAAGTCGGACAATCCGCCAGCCCATCTGCCGCTGGGTCCGGATGCGCTCAAGCTGATCCGCGAGAAGCTCGATTATCTTCAGGGCGAGATCGCGGCCTGGGAAAAGCTGACGCTCTCGACCAGCTTCGGCTGA
- the ppk2 gene encoding polyphosphate kinase 2 gives MNHDATKNGEDLKRQLQADLDDSFDEELEMELDDSRLERLLEGVEKPGTDGEAGPGMDRHFYFKELFRLQSELVRLQDWVQNQKLKVVVLFEGRDAAGKGGVIKRITQRLNPRVCRVAALPAPSERERTQWYFQRYVSHLPAGGEIVLFDRSWYNRAGVERVMGFCSDADVEEFFRSVPEFEKMLIRSGIVLIKYWFSITDEEQHLRFQMRIQDPMKQWKLSPMDLESRRRWEQYTKAKEAMLERTHSDEAPWWVVEAVDKKRARLNCIHHLLSRIPYQDVAHAPITLPARVRNPDYLRGPVPKEMYVPAVY, from the coding sequence ATGAACCATGACGCGACGAAGAACGGCGAGGATCTGAAGCGGCAGCTCCAGGCCGATCTCGACGACAGCTTCGACGAGGAGCTGGAGATGGAGCTCGACGACAGCCGGCTGGAACGGCTGCTCGAGGGCGTCGAGAAGCCGGGCACGGACGGCGAGGCCGGACCGGGGATGGATCGCCACTTCTACTTCAAGGAGCTGTTCCGGCTGCAGAGCGAGCTGGTGAGGCTCCAGGACTGGGTGCAGAACCAGAAGCTCAAGGTCGTGGTGCTGTTCGAGGGCCGCGACGCGGCCGGCAAGGGCGGCGTCATCAAGCGCATCACCCAGCGGCTCAACCCGCGCGTCTGCCGCGTGGCGGCGCTGCCCGCGCCCTCCGAGCGCGAGCGCACGCAATGGTATTTCCAACGCTATGTCTCGCATCTGCCGGCGGGCGGGGAGATCGTCCTCTTCGACCGGAGCTGGTACAACCGCGCCGGCGTCGAGCGCGTCATGGGCTTCTGCTCGGACGCCGATGTCGAGGAGTTCTTCCGCTCCGTACCGGAGTTCGAGAAGATGCTGATCCGCTCCGGCATCGTCCTGATCAAATACTGGTTCTCGATCACCGACGAGGAGCAGCATCTGCGGTTCCAGATGCGCATCCAGGATCCGATGAAGCAGTGGAAGCTCTCGCCCATGGATCTCGAATCCCGGAGGCGCTGGGAGCAATACACCAAGGCCAAGGAGGCGATGCTGGAGCGCACCCACAGCGACGAGGCGCCCTGGTGGGTGGTCGAGGCGGTGGACAAGAAGCGGGCGCGGCTCAACTGCATCCATCACCTGCTGAGCCGGATCCCCTACCAGGACGTTGCCCACGCGCCGATCACGCTCCCGGCCCGCGTGCGCAACCCGGACTATCTCCGGGGGCCCGTGCCCAAGGAGATGTACGTCCCGGCCGTTTACTGA
- a CDS encoding response regulator produces the protein MQADHDAEALTTLIVDDQRSMRRIIRQLLGYINIRQTLEAQDGQQALDLLKSPDTPWIDFIICDLVMEGMDGLEFLNRLRHDEVLRQRHIPVLILTAEHNPLLLDVVRQVGAADIAHKPISSPALRQKIEKLIGLKLS, from the coding sequence ATGCAGGCTGATCACGACGCAGAAGCGCTCACCACCCTCATCGTCGATGACCAGCGCTCGATGCGTCGGATCATCCGGCAGCTCCTGGGCTATATCAACATCCGCCAGACGCTCGAGGCCCAGGACGGGCAGCAGGCGCTCGACCTGCTCAAGAGCCCGGACACGCCCTGGATCGACTTCATCATCTGCGACCTGGTGATGGAGGGCATGGACGGGCTCGAGTTCCTCAACCGCCTGCGCCATGACGAGGTGCTGCGCCAGCGCCATATCCCGGTCCTGATCCTCACGGCCGAGCACAACCCGCTGCTGCTCGACGTGGTGCGCCAGGTGGGCGCCGCCGACATCGCGCACAAGCCGATCTCCTCCCCGGCGCTCCGCCAGAAGATCGAGAAGCTGATCGGCCTGAAGCTCTCCTGA
- a CDS encoding 2'-5' RNA ligase family protein has translation MSNQSDLFGAPAKRPTDRFFLGTFLTPEAAVQATQLAQRLRGELGLKGAPVAPGRLHSTLFHLGDYDGVPGHILEAAQAAAAAVSADAFPVTFDRVGSFDTRSQNRPLVMLGGEGVAGLVDFQQALGDALKRAGLARFVKTQFTPHVTLLYDGRLVAEQPIEPVSWTVREFVLVHSLLRQTQHVPLGRWPLREVS, from the coding sequence TTGTCGAACCAATCCGATCTTTTCGGCGCGCCGGCCAAGCGGCCGACCGACCGCTTCTTCCTCGGCACCTTCCTGACGCCGGAGGCCGCCGTGCAGGCCACGCAGCTCGCGCAGCGCCTGCGCGGCGAGCTCGGGTTGAAGGGCGCGCCGGTCGCGCCCGGGCGCCTGCACAGCACGCTGTTTCATCTCGGCGATTATGACGGCGTCCCCGGCCATATCCTCGAGGCGGCCCAGGCGGCGGCCGCGGCCGTGTCCGCCGACGCGTTTCCGGTGACGTTCGATCGCGTCGGCAGTTTCGATACGAGGTCCCAGAACCGGCCGCTCGTCATGCTCGGCGGCGAGGGCGTCGCCGGTCTCGTGGACTTCCAGCAGGCGCTCGGCGACGCGCTGAAGCGGGCGGGGCTGGCGCGGTTCGTGAAGACGCAGTTCACGCCGCATGTCACGCTTCTCTATGACGGCCGCCTCGTCGCCGAGCAGCCGATCGAGCCGGTGAGCTGGACCGTGCGCGAGTTCGTCCTGGTGCACAGCCTTCTGAGGCAGACGCAGCACGTCCCGCTCGGGCGCTGGCCGTTGCGTGAGGTTTCCTGA
- a CDS encoding methyltransferase family protein produces the protein MKPAPPPTAALPAGADERAARERLRGLQRRRKLVILFASLAVALLIPFLRSLGDWNGSLHETVEAVGLAAIVLCILGRAWCALYIGGRKANRLVTEGPYSLSRNPLYLFSFLGAAGIGAQTGSLAIAALFAVGAIAIFRPAIQREEAALQTIFGQAYEDYRRRTPRFGPRLAAWHDATRLEIHPQALYRTIADGLVFAALVPLFELVDWAQAAGYLGVVLRLP, from the coding sequence ATGAAACCCGCCCCTCCGCCGACCGCCGCCCTGCCCGCCGGCGCGGACGAGCGCGCCGCCCGCGAACGGCTCCGCGGCCTGCAGCGACGGCGCAAGCTCGTCATCCTCTTCGCGAGCCTCGCCGTCGCCCTGCTGATCCCGTTCCTGCGCTCGCTGGGCGACTGGAACGGCAGCCTGCACGAGACGGTCGAGGCCGTGGGCTTAGCCGCGATCGTGCTCTGCATCCTGGGCCGCGCCTGGTGTGCGCTCTATATCGGCGGGCGCAAGGCGAACCGGCTCGTGACCGAGGGGCCCTATTCCCTCAGCCGCAACCCGCTCTATCTCTTCTCATTCCTGGGCGCGGCCGGCATCGGCGCCCAGACCGGCAGCCTCGCGATCGCCGCGCTCTTCGCCGTCGGCGCCATCGCCATCTTCCGCCCCGCGATCCAGCGCGAGGAAGCCGCCCTGCAGACGATCTTCGGCCAGGCCTACGAGGACTATCGCCGCCGCACCCCGCGCTTCGGCCCCCGCCTCGCAGCCTGGCACGACGCCACGCGGCTCGAGATCCACCCGCAAGCGCTCTACCGCACCATCGCCGACGGGCTGGTGTTCGCGGCGCTGGTGCCGCTGTTCGAGCTGGTCGACTGGGCGCAGGCGGCGGGGTATTTGGGGGTGGTGCTTAGATTGCCGTGA
- a CDS encoding endonuclease NucS domain-containing protein: protein MANMSASRSYYRIMLGAKSSAAQQCHEEKWFGGGWGIAHDLTSELTENWREFNAKFIPVYLNNNPGKSKVAAGLACGMLHTICKGIQQGDIVLCPDGKGSYWAGTVVSDYFYTPGEKLPHRRHVEWFPKAIARSEMSEALRNSTGAIGTVSDITKHAQEIEGFLAGNASPKLIATDELVEDPSIFALESHLEDFLVENWVSTELGKNYDIFREDGEAAGQQYPTDTGPIDILALRKDKKELLVVELKKGRASDAVVGQIQRYMGYVLDELAEPDQTVRGCIIALEDDLRLRRALRAANNIDFYRYQVSFKLFKG from the coding sequence ATGGCCAATATGAGCGCAAGCCGATCCTACTATCGCATCATGCTTGGCGCGAAGAGTTCGGCTGCGCAGCAATGTCACGAGGAAAAATGGTTCGGTGGCGGCTGGGGCATTGCTCATGATTTGACAAGTGAACTGACTGAGAACTGGCGAGAGTTCAACGCCAAGTTTATCCCAGTGTATCTCAACAACAACCCCGGCAAGTCCAAGGTTGCGGCTGGCCTTGCTTGCGGCATGCTTCATACGATCTGCAAAGGGATCCAGCAGGGCGACATCGTCCTTTGCCCCGACGGCAAGGGATCGTATTGGGCGGGCACTGTCGTCAGCGACTACTTCTATACTCCGGGCGAGAAGCTCCCGCATCGCCGCCATGTGGAATGGTTTCCGAAGGCCATTGCTCGCTCTGAGATGAGCGAGGCGCTGCGTAATTCCACCGGTGCGATTGGCACCGTTAGCGATATCACCAAGCACGCTCAGGAGATTGAAGGCTTTCTCGCCGGCAATGCATCACCCAAGCTGATCGCAACCGATGAACTGGTCGAAGACCCCTCGATTTTTGCGCTTGAGTCGCACCTTGAAGACTTCCTCGTCGAAAACTGGGTTTCAACCGAGCTTGGCAAGAACTACGACATATTCCGGGAGGACGGCGAGGCGGCCGGGCAGCAGTATCCGACCGACACAGGGCCCATCGACATTCTAGCGCTTCGCAAGGACAAGAAAGAGCTTCTAGTAGTTGAGCTGAAAAAAGGCCGGGCCAGCGATGCCGTGGTCGGTCAGATACAACGTTATATGGGTTACGTGCTGGATGAGTTGGCCGAGCCGGATCAGACCGTGCGCGGCTGCATCATTGCGCTGGAAGATGATTTGCGCCTGCGGCGCGCCTTACGGGCTGCCAACAATATCGACTTCTATCGGTACCAAGTCAGTTTCAAATTGTTCAAAGGCTGA
- a CDS encoding glutathione S-transferase family protein, translating into MALTFYYGSGSPFAWKVWLALEHKGIAYDLKLLSFDKGDTKAPAFRAINPRGLVPTIVDDGFALWESGVILEYLEEKYPQKPLLPKETRARATVRRLATEINDYVKEASNALAELVLYGDKPATKEELADAHQKMLDALAPFEAAFVGPYLAGELSIADFTMFPFVRMLKRIEDRKPGQGLPDDRLPPKLRAWKGAIEKLPYYEKTTPPHWKG; encoded by the coding sequence ATGGCGCTCACATTCTATTACGGCTCCGGCTCCCCCTTTGCCTGGAAGGTCTGGCTCGCCCTCGAGCACAAGGGCATCGCTTACGACCTCAAGCTCCTCTCCTTCGACAAGGGCGACACCAAGGCGCCCGCCTTCCGCGCCATCAACCCGCGCGGCCTCGTGCCGACCATCGTCGACGACGGCTTCGCGCTCTGGGAGTCGGGCGTGATCCTCGAATATCTCGAGGAGAAATATCCGCAGAAGCCGCTGCTGCCGAAGGAGACCAGGGCGCGCGCGACCGTCCGCCGGCTCGCGACCGAGATCAACGACTATGTGAAGGAGGCGAGCAACGCGCTCGCCGAGCTCGTGCTCTACGGCGACAAGCCCGCCACGAAGGAGGAACTGGCCGACGCGCACCAGAAGATGCTCGACGCCCTGGCGCCCTTCGAGGCTGCCTTCGTCGGCCCCTACCTCGCCGGCGAGCTCTCGATCGCCGACTTCACCATGTTCCCGTTCGTCCGCATGCTGAAGCGCATCGAGGACCGCAAGCCCGGCCAGGGCCTCCCTGACGACCGCCTGCCGCCGAAGCTGCGCGCCTGGAAGGGTGCGATCGAAAAGCTGCCCTACTACGAGAAGACGACCCCGCCGCATTGGAAGGGGTAG
- a CDS encoding patatin-like phospholipase family protein encodes MTSTMPSPKRSPSPALPSNAPLPRLQPARRPGVKHISLALQGGGSHGAFTWGVMHRLMSEPRLYIDGISGTSAGAMNAVVFTDGFIKSRRQGAINALAHFWDRVADLYHLPRSAALAMPSLGLPFGLGAFGGPANGNGWQVDRDPAFMAVDFLTRIFAPTQFNPLNINPLREVLEDVVDFEGLRAHPQIKLFVTASNVRTCKSRVFRTPEITVDTLMASACLPLMFKAVEIEGEHYWDGGYLGNPAIYPLIHECASRDVVIVQINPMNRPDVPVTARDILNRINEMTFNASLVREMFGVATITSLVENGSLQNEHYAAVRFHQIGAEAELAKLGALSKLNTERAFLEHLHQLGYDTADKWVEENIDRIGWESTIDLAEKFA; translated from the coding sequence ATGACCAGCACCATGCCCTCGCCCAAACGTTCCCCGTCGCCGGCCCTGCCGAGCAACGCACCCCTGCCCCGCCTCCAGCCCGCGCGCCGGCCCGGCGTGAAGCATATCTCGCTGGCGCTCCAGGGCGGCGGCTCGCACGGCGCCTTCACCTGGGGCGTGATGCACCGGCTCATGAGCGAGCCGCGGCTCTATATCGACGGGATCAGCGGCACCAGCGCCGGCGCCATGAACGCCGTGGTCTTCACCGACGGCTTCATCAAGAGCCGCCGCCAGGGCGCCATCAACGCGCTCGCCCATTTCTGGGACCGCGTCGCCGACCTCTACCACCTGCCGCGCAGCGCGGCTCTGGCGATGCCGAGCCTCGGCCTGCCCTTCGGCCTCGGCGCCTTCGGCGGTCCTGCCAACGGCAATGGCTGGCAGGTCGACCGCGATCCGGCCTTCATGGCGGTCGATTTCCTCACCCGCATCTTCGCGCCGACCCAGTTCAACCCGCTCAACATCAACCCGCTGCGCGAGGTGCTGGAGGACGTGGTCGATTTCGAGGGCTTGCGCGCCCATCCGCAGATCAAGCTCTTCGTCACGGCCTCCAACGTGCGCACCTGCAAGTCGCGCGTCTTCCGCACGCCGGAGATCACCGTCGACACCCTGATGGCGTCGGCCTGCCTGCCGCTCATGTTCAAGGCGGTCGAGATCGAGGGCGAGCATTACTGGGACGGCGGCTATCTCGGCAATCCCGCGATCTATCCCTTGATCCATGAATGCGCCAGCCGCGACGTGGTGATCGTGCAGATCAACCCGATGAACCGGCCCGACGTGCCCGTGACGGCGCGAGACATCCTCAACCGCATCAACGAGATGACCTTCAACGCCAGCCTGGTGCGCGAGATGTTCGGCGTCGCCACCATCACCTCGCTGGTCGAGAACGGTTCGCTCCAGAACGAGCATTACGCTGCAGTGCGCTTCCACCAGATCGGCGCCGAGGCCGAGCTGGCGAAGCTGGGCGCACTCAGCAAGCTCAACACCGAGCGCGCCTTCCTCGAGCATCTGCACCAGCTGGGCTACGACACCGCCGACAAGTGGGTCGAAGAGAACATCGACCGCATCGGCTGGGAGAGCACGATCGACCTGGCGGAGAAGTTCGCGTAG
- a CDS encoding YbhB/YbcL family Raf kinase inhibitor-like protein, with protein MRWFGRRFAILVLTLVGIVALPLMPAAAQSFRLNSHDIVNGQIQPAQLSSKAYGYGCAGENRSPELVWSGAPPGTQSFVLTIFDLDAPNGLGWFHWVVVNIPASVESLPAGASGAGIASIGAIETRTDFGVPGYGGPCPPARTAHRYRFVLTALRTPKLPVDANATPAMVGIFVEANKLDQASFTAIYGR; from the coding sequence GTGCGGTGGTTCGGGAGGCGGTTCGCGATCCTGGTCCTGACGCTGGTCGGCATCGTCGCGCTGCCGCTCATGCCCGCCGCGGCGCAGTCCTTCAGGCTCAACAGCCACGACATCGTCAATGGGCAGATCCAGCCGGCGCAGCTCTCGAGCAAGGCCTATGGCTACGGTTGTGCCGGCGAGAACCGCTCGCCGGAGCTGGTCTGGTCCGGCGCGCCCCCGGGCACGCAGAGCTTCGTGCTCACGATCTTCGATCTGGACGCGCCCAACGGCCTCGGCTGGTTCCATTGGGTCGTCGTCAACATCCCCGCGTCGGTCGAGAGCCTGCCGGCGGGCGCGAGCGGGGCCGGCATCGCCTCGATCGGCGCGATCGAGACCCGCACCGATTTCGGCGTTCCGGGCTATGGCGGCCCTTGCCCGCCCGCGCGCACGGCGCATCGCTACCGCTTCGTCCTCACCGCGCTCAGGACCCCCAAGCTCCCCGTCGACGCGAACGCCACGCCGGCGATGGTCGGGATCTTCGTCGAGGCCAACAAGCTCGACCAGGCGAGCTTCACCGCGATCTATGGACGATGA
- a CDS encoding YbhB/YbcL family Raf kinase inhibitor-like protein, which produces MIARTIRSALAAFLLLGAGLAATSSLQAADFRVYSHDIKDGQFQPDQVLSAAFGLGCQGGNLSPHINWEGMPQGTQSFALTLFDQDANNGKGWTHWVVVNIPYRVNSLPRGAAGSGAVAAVGALQTLNDFGQAGYGGPCPPPGQTHHYVVTLTALSVAKLPLDKTATPAMAAAAIAGSKIAAVSFAATYER; this is translated from the coding sequence ATGATCGCCAGGACAATCCGGTCTGCGCTCGCGGCGTTTCTACTGCTGGGTGCCGGCCTCGCCGCGACCTCATCGCTTCAGGCCGCGGACTTCAGGGTGTACAGCCACGACATCAAGGACGGCCAGTTCCAACCGGATCAGGTGCTGAGCGCCGCCTTCGGCCTCGGCTGCCAGGGCGGCAATCTCTCGCCCCACATCAACTGGGAGGGCATGCCGCAGGGGACCCAGAGCTTCGCCCTCACCCTGTTCGACCAGGATGCGAACAACGGCAAAGGCTGGACCCATTGGGTCGTGGTCAACATCCCCTACCGGGTGAACTCGCTGCCGCGCGGCGCCGCGGGCTCGGGTGCGGTTGCGGCCGTGGGCGCGCTCCAGACGCTCAACGATTTCGGGCAGGCGGGCTATGGCGGGCCCTGCCCGCCGCCGGGCCAGACCCATCACTATGTCGTCACCCTGACCGCGCTCTCCGTGGCGAAGCTGCCGCTCGACAAGACCGCCACCCCGGCCATGGCGGCGGCCGCGATCGCCGGCAGCAAGATCGCCGCCGTCAGCTTCGCCGCGACCTATGAGCGGTGA
- a CDS encoding NAD(P)/FAD-dependent oxidoreductase, which translates to MADFDFIVIGAGMAGASASCELAAQGRLLMLEQEDQPGYHTTGRSAALYAETYGNATVRGLTTGGKPFYLDPPAGFAAHPLLLPRGVVFIGRADQRRSLDAFLAEVSGLRSNIRRIAPAEVEGRVPVFRPGYVADAVLDPDAMDIDVHGLHQGYLKGMRARGGQLLTDARVTGLARQDGRWRVESKAGSFSGRVIVNAAGAWADEIGSLAGAAPIGLVPKRRTAIQFRPPAGMDVMRWPTIIDADEQFYFRPDAGKLMASPADETPMPPCDVQPEDLDIAILVDRLEQAVTMPIPRIEHRWAGLRSFVADKTPVVGYDERVADFFWLAGQGGYGIQTAPGIAKLVAALAQRKPVPQELADLGVTEAALSPARLRR; encoded by the coding sequence ATGGCTGACTTCGATTTCATCGTCATCGGCGCCGGCATGGCGGGCGCTTCCGCGTCCTGCGAGCTGGCCGCCCAGGGCCGCCTGCTGATGCTGGAGCAGGAGGACCAGCCGGGCTACCACACCACCGGCCGCTCCGCGGCGCTCTATGCCGAGACCTATGGCAATGCCACGGTGCGGGGCCTTACCACCGGCGGCAAGCCGTTCTACCTCGATCCGCCGGCCGGCTTCGCGGCCCATCCCTTGCTCCTGCCCCGCGGCGTCGTCTTCATCGGCCGCGCCGACCAGCGCCGCTCGCTCGACGCCTTCCTCGCCGAGGTCTCGGGCCTGCGCAGCAACATCCGGCGCATCGCCCCGGCCGAGGTCGAGGGCCGCGTGCCGGTGTTCCGGCCGGGCTATGTCGCCGATGCCGTGCTCGATCCCGATGCGATGGATATCGACGTCCATGGGCTGCATCAGGGCTATCTCAAGGGCATGAGGGCGCGCGGCGGCCAGCTCCTGACGGACGCGCGCGTGACGGGACTGGCGCGGCAGGATGGGCGCTGGCGGGTCGAGAGCAAGGCCGGCTCGTTCTCGGGCCGCGTGATCGTCAACGCCGCCGGCGCCTGGGCCGACGAGATCGGCAGCCTCGCCGGGGCGGCGCCCATCGGGCTGGTGCCCAAGCGGCGCACCGCCATCCAGTTCCGGCCGCCCGCCGGCATGGACGTCATGCGCTGGCCCACCATCATCGATGCGGACGAGCAGTTTTATTTCCGCCCGGATGCCGGGAAGCTCATGGCCTCGCCCGCCGACGAGACGCCGATGCCGCCCTGCGACGTGCAGCCCGAGGATCTCGACATCGCGATCCTGGTCGATCGTCTGGAGCAGGCCGTCACGATGCCGATCCCGCGGATCGAGCATCGCTGGGCGGGCTTGCGCTCCTTCGTCGCCGACAAGACGCCGGTGGTCGGCTATGACGAACGGGTCGCCGATTTCTTCTGGCTGGCGGGCCAGGGCGGCTATGGAATCCAGACCGCGCCCGGCATCGCCAAGCTGGTCGCGGCGCTGGCACAGCGTAAACCGGTGCCGCAGGAGCTGGCCGATCTCGGCGTGACCGAAGCGGCGCTCTCGCCCGCTCGCCTCCGCCGATAG